A part of Candidatus Poribacteria bacterium genomic DNA contains:
- a CDS encoding Gfo/Idh/MocA family oxidoreductase encodes MAADTVRVAMLSFAHVHAEGYAKQAKSIENVELVAVWDEEEYGGKQGAERHGVEFYTDLDALLARDDIDGVIVNAITSDHPRFMVKAAEAGKHIFTEKALAITVKECDQIIAAVEKSGVRFMISLPSRCSPDLLLAKKVVTDGLLGDLTFGRGRIAHSASLDRWFGGTSAWFADKARAGGGALFDLGCHRMDVIPWLMGTPTKVTAIINNYTNAYPIDDNSVTLFEFGNRAIGIVDCTWIHRSGPNLLELYGTEGSFVVGHGGLHFETRKLDADAKEKYLAARPAATPTPMEQWVNAIVKGTPQAITIRDGRNLTEVMEAAYRSAETGQAVALPL; translated from the coding sequence ATGGCTGCCGACACCGTCCGCGTTGCGATGCTGAGCTTCGCCCACGTCCATGCCGAGGGATACGCGAAGCAGGCGAAGTCGATCGAGAACGTCGAGCTCGTCGCGGTGTGGGATGAGGAAGAATACGGCGGTAAGCAAGGAGCGGAGCGCCACGGCGTCGAGTTCTACACCGACCTCGATGCCCTTCTGGCGCGTGACGACATCGACGGCGTCATCGTCAACGCCATTACATCCGACCACCCCCGCTTCATGGTCAAGGCGGCGGAGGCCGGCAAGCACATCTTCACGGAGAAAGCCCTCGCGATCACCGTCAAGGAGTGCGACCAGATCATCGCCGCCGTCGAGAAGTCCGGTGTGCGATTCATGATTTCGCTCCCATCGCGCTGCAGCCCGGACCTGCTGCTCGCGAAGAAGGTCGTCACGGATGGGCTGCTCGGAGACCTGACGTTCGGCCGCGGTCGGATTGCCCATTCCGCATCCCTCGACCGCTGGTTCGGCGGAACCAGTGCATGGTTCGCCGACAAGGCGCGCGCCGGCGGAGGGGCGCTGTTCGACCTCGGCTGCCACCGCATGGACGTCATCCCGTGGCTCATGGGAACGCCCACCAAGGTGACCGCGATCATCAACAACTACACGAACGCCTACCCGATCGACGACAACAGCGTGACGCTGTTCGAGTTCGGGAACCGCGCCATCGGGATCGTGGACTGCACTTGGATCCACCGGTCGGGCCCGAACCTCCTGGAGCTCTACGGAACCGAGGGTTCCTTCGTCGTCGGACACGGTGGGCTTCACTTCGAGACGCGCAAGCTCGACGCTGACGCGAAGGAGAAGTACCTCGCCGCGCGGCCCGCTGCTACCCCGACCCCCATGGAGCAGTGGGTCAACGCCATCGTGAAAGGCACGCCACAGGCGATCACCATCCGCGACGGTAGGAACCTCACCGAGGTCATGGAAGCCGCCTACCGCTCCGCGGAGACCGGGCAGGCAGTGGCTCTGCCGCTGTAA
- a CDS encoding ABC transporter ATP-binding protein, translating into MNVSSGLVGLSSTIAVSMRPGDSWHRWGNTLGLWRTAVRLIMTCAGGEPLGADATETRVPAVLIESLVLRVNRAPVLDGVDLRVEAGECVGVLGPNGSGKSALLEVIAGRRRHTSGSVRILGHDLPRHARRVRRGVGYVGVFGVPANIAVERALVLHAQSHGMQRPEAREAARQALELLGLYDRRNADIGRLSTGERRRFSVARAVLHDPPLLVLDEPTADMDPVGQAETAAMLHELHAMGKTILVATNVPELYDGLFERALFLRDGKAVSMGTLEELENLPEPKTWRTAALLHGARASDNHTTRSGPQ; encoded by the coding sequence ATGAACGTTAGCTCAGGGCTGGTCGGGTTGTCAAGCACAATCGCAGTCTCCATGCGCCCTGGCGACTCCTGGCATCGATGGGGCAACACCCTAGGATTGTGGAGGACTGCTGTCCGGCTCATAATGACCTGTGCAGGAGGAGAGCCATTGGGCGCAGACGCGACAGAGACGCGCGTACCGGCGGTCCTTATCGAATCGCTCGTGCTGAGGGTGAACCGCGCGCCCGTCCTCGACGGCGTCGACCTCCGCGTCGAGGCGGGCGAATGCGTTGGAGTGCTGGGCCCCAACGGCAGCGGCAAGTCAGCGCTCCTTGAAGTGATCGCCGGGCGTCGTCGCCACACTTCGGGCTCCGTGCGCATCCTGGGTCACGACCTGCCGCGCCACGCTCGCCGCGTCCGGCGTGGCGTGGGCTATGTGGGTGTGTTCGGCGTTCCGGCGAACATCGCCGTAGAACGTGCCCTCGTGCTCCATGCGCAGTCCCACGGTATGCAACGCCCGGAAGCCCGCGAAGCGGCGCGACAGGCTCTTGAGCTGCTGGGCCTGTATGACCGGAGGAACGCGGATATCGGGCGTCTGTCCACGGGCGAACGACGGCGGTTCAGCGTCGCGCGTGCCGTATTGCACGACCCTCCTCTGCTCGTCCTCGACGAACCGACGGCAGACATGGATCCCGTCGGGCAGGCAGAAACCGCCGCGATGCTTCACGAGCTGCACGCGATGGGCAAGACGATACTCGTCGCCACGAACGTGCCGGAGCTCTACGACGGGTTGTTCGAACGCGCCCTGTTCCTGAGAGACGGCAAAGCCGTATCCATGGGAACCCTTGAGGAGCTGGAGAACCTCCCGGAGCCGAAAACTTGGCGAACAGCGGCGTTGCTTCACGGAGCTCGTGCAAGCGATAATCACACGACCCGAAGCGGGCCCCAGTGA